The sequence gaacacaaaactATATGTTGTTATAAAAATAacacattattatataaaatacaacttatgTCCAACAAgaatggaccaatagttgaacacaaaaatTATTTgttattataaaaacaacactttaATGTTTGTGATACTtaaaatgcatgaaaagcaaaaaaaaacatattattattttttaatttaatttaatttattttctcctccCATGCACTCAATTAACGAATTTCTAATTATTTAATGTTGATTATATCTTTACTTCCATCTCTCAACTATCAGTCAATTTGTCTATGTCCATCATGCAATCAATAAACCTctaattatctcaatctaatattattaattatggggGATTGAAATGTCCCTACATAAAGTCCACTTTTTTATCTCAATATTAtaatgaaaaatctaaaaaataataatatattaataataattataatatcataatataataataataattcaatattaattacaatataataatataataaaattttaagTGGAATAGTGAATAGATAAATAAAACTATCTaaaataaatatattgtaaataaatattctataaataaataaaaatatatagatatttattagttttatttatttatcttaaaatatttatttaccatatataatataaaaatgtgACAAAACTGAATATTGTAAATATAAGTATCTGAAAATAAGGTACTGGTATAGtgtttataaaataataatttcctCTTTTTACAATTGGGGAAAAAGTATTATTAGAATAGAAAAACAAAATTCAAGCGAAGGATAATGAAATTCACAAAGGTTGAATAAAAAGAATAATAGTACGGTAGCGACGAGTAATAATAGAATCTACATATACACAGACAGCAGGCAGACGATTTTTCCAATTCTCTCATTGGGTAACCCGTCCATTACTGTTAAAAACGCCAATCTCAAAATCAGATTCTACATAGCCTCCAAAATCAGTCATGGCCAACGGCGATTATTTCCGCACAGGTTGTATGTCACATTTAAAGAAACCCCATTCACAAGGGAACAAAATCATCCGGTCCATCTAAGGAAAGATGGTGGATTTCCCAACGGTCCCAAAGAAACTATAAATAACTTACAAACTAAGCTCTCCAAACACAAGAAAATAAGATCAGAGTGCACTCAAAACTCAATCTACGCTTTCTTATTAGGTTGACATTATTGAAAGTGATCAGAAGGCCCAATGGCTTCAGAAAGAGAGGGAGCTGTCGTAATGAAGGGGCACACAGAAGGGATGAAGCAGGCTGCGGCTCTGCTGAAGGAATTCGGGCTTCCAGAAGGACTGTTGCCTCTTGCAGATGTGGTAGAGGTGGGTTATGTGAAGAGCAGTGGTTACATGTGGATTTCTCAGAAGAAGAAGGTGGAGCACACTTTCAAGCTCATCTCTAAGCAGGTCAGCTATGATACTGAAATCCGTGGGTATATTCAGAATGGCCGTATAAAGAAGCTGAAGGGAGTGAAGGCCAAGGAGTTgctcatttgggctcctgtgggtGACATCACTGTGGAGAGCCCTCCCACTGGGAAAATACAGTTCAAGAGTCTGGCCGGCATTACTAAGACTTTTCCAGTCGAGGCCTTTGCTGCAGGGCAGTGAGGCCTTGCACTCATTAAAACTGCTTAGTATTGCATAGATTGTCTTACCCGCCAGCCTGATTTGTTCGTTGCgccttttattattattaaatctaGGCTTTGAATCACTTAGTATGATTTGCTAGCAAGATATAGGAATTATTCGTATTCTCCATTCATTGTATGAGATGCAGATGCATCTTCATCTTATGTTTACTATAATGTAACCGTGCGTTTGATCAGATTGCTTCACTttcaaatgtttgaatgtttaGTTTGTTCTTTTATTCTGTAAACAAAAACAGAGGGACGCAGCTATTCTGGTTTTTAAAAAATCATGATTTttgtataacatgaaggttatacGCATGTTATTGACCGTTGATTTTGTCATTTATCGCTGCGATTTTTTCAGTTGTCAATATCACAGTCTACTGatgaagttgaatggttccaaatgagcccaccaaggaatggatacccctcagtctcCTGTCCCCATATCtcaattaaaaatttataaaaaaaaaataaaaatattatgtttttttttttaaatttgaagtatTGTATAATGTAAGGAAATTTGTTTTCTTGAAATTAATTGTATTTATATACATTCTAGTtggatttttgaatttaaaaaaataaaaatgatattagtaagattattttatttttaataaaatgtgaaaaatctttcgatatatataatttttattataaattatatttaaaaaattacataaaagaaaaaattgatatgttgaataaaataaataaaaaatatataatttatcatattttaaaattttaaacgaTATATTAAGTAAGGagaaataataaagagaaatcataaaatttaaatagtatttatttgattagtttGGTCAATTGTTCCTCTATATTATTATGAAATAATCCAATCTTAATTTAGAAacattaaaatttatataaaatataatttttttataagacTATGCACATTGAAATTTGGAAGTATATatcaaaaaattgttgaatgttttaaatgaagtaatattgttcaattaaataaatgtaattaatagATATAaactaatttagattaattaacttTTTTTAATGGGAATAAAAGGAATGAGTTTCTCAagggttttctaattttttattttggtacTTCCCTCTATATTTTTTGCTCATCTATTTATCCTAGTTCTATATCAATAGATCTAGATAGTGTTATGAAATCTATGTTGTTTTGGTAATAAGAAAAAATGGAGTTTATAAAGAATGTATTAATTTTTTAGGAAGGATTGTGATATGTGTAATCTTTAACATGTAATTTCTTGAGGATTTGTAcacatgcatttaaaaaaaataaaaaaatgttataactttctaaaatacaatttagaatacttCATAGTCATatttatgaatgaatttgataaacaTATGGTTTTAGTGGAAACCCTTGTTTTTATCAAAATGTTTCTTTATCCAAAAGGGTTTCAAAACATCTTAAAAAACATTCGCTATGACATTGGTTTGGATATAGCCTCCGAAGTTGTGATCCTATCTATTTTTGGAGTGATTGTGAAAGCCTTTTGGTCAAACCCTTCTCATGGAATATAGTTTTGCTAATTGATTGGCCTTGTCTCccatttaattttttctaaatttttcatcCTTTCAAGTTGGAATTTCTCTTCAATATTTAGAAAGATACAACTTTAACTCTCTTTTTAGGTTGTTTGGTTCATGTTCACTTTCCTTATATACTAAAGTTGTGATTTTTTCTAGTGTGCTTATGTAGATTGAAATGCTTGCTCACAATATTGCACTAGAAGTTGTGCATTTGTAGATGATTTTTTATCACTAGGGTAATGCTCCCTACATGATTGCCAAGGTTCCAACTCTTGTATCCTCCCCGCCTCATGGGTATATGCATGGATTTGTTTAATCTACTAGATGAGATCAAGAATCTTAGTCCCAAGGCTTGAAGGATCGTGCTATTCATGGGTGACCTCCATTATTGTGGATACCTTTTGCCACATTTCATAGGCATAGTGCTCTAAGCTATCCAAACTTTGCCAAGCTCCTTCACCAATAGTTGGTTATTTCCCTTATTCATGCTTCATAACTTTTTTTATGAATAATATATTAtcgtcatttaattaaataaaaaataaaaaaaacaacttCGTATATAGATTGTGGAAACCTAATATCATTaacttctttatatatatatatatatatatatatatatatatatatatatatatatatgtatatgtatatgtatatatatatatatgctaaatAAAGCAACTATAGACCTATGTCAAAGCTGTACCCTAATTATGCTAAATTAAGCAACTTTTCACCTCTCAGATAGTCCTTACTACAAATAGGCCGCCTTAAATATCGTCCTTAGACTGAAAGGTCTCTAGGTACATCGTTTACAAGAAAGGAGACACATTGCCATATCAATCTGCCCTACTCTAAATATATCGTGGAATGGAAGCAAAAAATAGCACTCAAATTCTAATCTAATCCATGTCAGGTAAAAATACAATTAGCGCCCATTATCAAATCTTAAACAACCCATCGATTTTAAAACACAAAATAATTGTTCAGCTTTAAACCTGTTCAATTCAGATAAAAGTATCTATGGCTTTATGCAAATTGCAACTAAAAATACTcaaatcaaagaaaataaaatcTACAAATGCTGCAACTCTTGATGATTAAATTTTCATTATCTGATCTGAAAATAGATAGAATTATCTTATAACTCAAGACATAATAATCCTTTTAAATTGAACTTCTACTTTTGACAGCCATTTGTCTTTAAATTTAAGGCCTGTTTCTACAAGATCTCAGATAAAATAAATCATAATGATTTTATGTCCTTCAAATGGTATGACCAAGCAACAGGGAGGCCAGAAAACAAATTATAAAAAAGATTTAACATTCATAAGGATCATTTGTTAAGAGTGTCAAACTAGGTGATCAATTTTTCAGAAAACTTCCATGACCATGGCCAAAAACAACAAATCATTTCTCACAAAACACATGGCAATAACAGTTAATCTTAAGCATAAGCACCACTACCAAAAGATGGTGAAGGATCATCACACAGAGGGTAATTTAATCCAAAGAGATCAGATCAGTCTTGcttataaaggaattacaagattACTACTAATTAAATGTTGAAAGATCATCACACAGAGGGCAATTCAATCCAGAGAGATCAGATCAGTCCTGCTTATAAAGGAATTATAAGATGACTACTATTACTATAGAAAGTTTCATACGAAGTGGCTGCTTAAAACATTACTGAGTATTGTTTATGAATAACTGTTTTGAACGGAGGCGAGCCTGTAGACTCATGAGGGTCTCCATTCGATGCAAAGCTAAGTGCACCTGCCGCCTCACCAAATACCCACGAAACACAGCCTGTAATTTCACCAACGCTTTCAGTACACTGAATGCCTGCTTTGCCTGCCATTACAACACACAGATTAAAAGCATTTGGAGAGAAGATTTCTACGGTTTATGTTAAATTCATATATTCtgcttttgaagaatttttttcatcaatgtttcgaatcacttTGAATGCTGATGCAAAAAAGTTTTACAGAATTGAACCTACAAACACTAATGCAAAAAAATCTACATAACTGAATCTAGAAACAGAATATATGCAATTGTTTGTTACCAGATAGCCTCGATAAGCTGCTTGGATTTTGATAGCTGCGTGCTCCTCTCTTGACCATCCCAAATCTACCTCGCTCATACTTCTCTGCAGTGCACTTGTTTTAGCTATTTGTGGTGACCCATTCCAAGCTGGTGTTGTATGGATGGAAGAAGGGGATTTGATACTGCTTATTATGAAATCTTTCACACTGCTCTCCTTCGCCATATCTCAACCAAAATCAGAATAAGCGTTTAAATCCTGAGAATTGTGATTAAATAAGGAAAGCAACCGCGTATGAGTGATCTGGCTTAGGTAAGAAAGATCACACAGTGTGAGAAACATGAGGTGTTGTGTTGAATTTCCAATGTCCATACGTAAGATTCAGTTGCTTTGTAAATTTTGTTATTCCCAAAATATTAGctgttttatattataataatttttaacaGTGAAAGAGTGGTAATCATGGAAGACGTTAGCTGTATATAGATGGGTATTCGAAAATCCAAAGAGATTACTTACATAAGAGATGACTTTTGTGAAGAACTCGAACTTTTTAATATTGGAACCTGTTTATATGCTCTCTTACTTTTTTAATATAGAAAATCTGAAATACAACTCACATATTTCATTTTTCTAGATGTGTATAAAACCGTTTATACCTGTTCCTGTGCTTCCGGCATTTAGATTAACAGATAAGAATAATAGCAGCATAGTATCGTCCCCCTGGACGATATAATTATTTTTTACAGTTGTAGGAAATTGTTATCCAATTTCTAGAATGCACCAAGTATCTATTaaaatgtatatataatatataagaaATAATGATATCTTGATGCATTCTAGGAATTGGATAGCCATTCTTCAAGAAAAATACAAATATCAGCCTACACAGTTAGATTACTTTACAGCTGGAATGAAAAAACTCAAAACTTCCAGAACAAATAGAAAAATCCACCAATAAGATTAATCTTGTTGAAGAAAATACTCAAAAATTTAAGTTGACCAAGGCAAACCATGAAGATCAGCCAATAcagttaaatttatttattgaacaAAGGAACACTAATTACTTTTCATATCCACTAAGCATAAATTTGATGGGTGTATGCCCATATTTATACTTTCTATCTTTGAAGTATTTGGCAGGTCATGAACAATTCAAAAGGGTTAGTAGTTATACATGTAGTTTATGAAATTTTTTATGATCAAAGTGtgtattaatatttataataaataatattatatatatttattaaaaaaagggTGGGTGAATATAAAATTGCATTCTTAGATTTCATATGGGTAAATGTTCATATCAtaagaacaaaaataaataaagaaatcatTAAGTGGCAACAATAGTAGcatgggggaggaggaggaggatcccAATCAATCAATTTACTCAAAACATTAGCAGGGTCTCAAGTATTTGTAAGAGGGTCTTAACCTTCATCATCCTTATCTTtatttttatcttcttcttcagGGGATATCGAAATAACAAGATCTAGCCAAGGAAACTTGTTGGAATCACACTAGCTATACACTCAACCAAAAGGCCCCTTAGAAGTCCCCCTATGAGAAGCAGAGAGGTGGAATGTCAATAAGAAAAACATATTAGTTGTTTTATATTATAATGGTTTTTAATAGTGGAGGAGTGATAATCATGAAAAACATTAGTTGTACGTGAATAGGTATTTGAAAATTCAAAGAGATTACTTACATAATAGGTTCAAGGAGATTTTATGGAAATGGTCTCTCAATCTATATCAAAATATGTACACTGAGATTGATAATCCTCTTCCAATGAGCATCGCTCTAAAAGTTGATAAGGTAGAGTAGATCTAATATTTTGGTTATTAAGCTTTCCTTTAAATTGGTCTAATTGTCATGAATACATGTATATCTTGTTCCAGAGTGGCCAAaccttaataaaaaaatataatcacAAATCAATCATGAATTTCTTTAAAGTACATAACCAATGATCATAATATCATTTAGTCTCTTACATTGTTGATCTATCTCAAATCAACAACTCCAACTATTTCTAGAAATAAGTAACAAAGATGTCTAGGGTAAATAATACTATTACTTGTATCAAGGTTTTATGGCGTAAGGACCATCTAGTCAAAGTTTCTTATGAAGTTTTTTAATTATGACTACGAATTGAGACCATTTTTGGTGCCGCATGTCACTAACCCATAAAATTTGGAGTATATAGGACAACTACATTGTTCAAAGTCTCATTAATCATTGATTAATGATAATGTGTTCAAGTCTTGTTTAATAAGGGATACTAAAAagaaggtaatatattcaatattcATATGTACTATTTAACCCTAGACAACGGTCTTACATTGATCAATATGGATTGTTATATGGTCACACTAATGAATTTTAATAATATAGTTGAAATACTAGTGAATTAAGCTTGATTTATTTTCAATCGATCTTTATTATATTTATAAAAGAATTTGATACAATCAAGTCAATTAACTATCGTTTGAGGGAGAAATTGAAAGGAAGATGGGTGAGAACAAGCGAGCTGTTGGGAACAAACGAGCTAGGGTTTCTGTGGGTGAAGACTCAGGTGAAGGGGATGAGGACGATGATGTAGATAGGTTGGGAGAAGGTCTTTTCCTTTCAGCATGTGCTCGTTGTTTATCCCCGCGTGTCGGTTTTGCTTTTAGTTGCAGTTTTCTGAAGATCTAGGCTATCTATGGTGGGGAAGGAAGTGATCTTTTCCTCCTATTTTCCATTGATCTCCTTGGTAAGGGTTGGGGACTGCTAGCTTTTTTGGGGTGCTGGAGGCAGGGCTTTGTCTAGTTATAGGAAGGTGCGACTATTTTGGTGGGTGCTCTTGGCTTCGGGTGTGAGCTAAATGCTTTGCAGCTTTGGAGATGAAAGCCCTAGTCTTTTGGGGTTGGGGTTTTCTCTTTCTGTGGTTGGTCTTCTATGGGTTTTTCTCTGCTCAGTTTTTGTGGGGCTTTCACTAGTGTGGGTGGTTTGGTTGTTTTGGATGATCCGTCGCTTATGTTCATTGGTTTTTTTGTGTGGACCCTTTGTTCTCTCCTAGTTTAGTCCTTAGTGAGGGTTGTTTATGCTCTACCTGTCAGTTGTCATGGATCTTTGTATGAGGTGTTtttctctcctatggaggtggagtggtaGCATGGGTTATGGGTTGTCTTTGAGTTGTTTGGGAAATAGGGTTGCTCTCTTTCTTGTCCTAATGAGGTGGAGAGTAGGTGTGGGAGAGTTTCTCGGTTGCTGCAGTTCATGTTTTTGGTTGAGGGAGCCGGTCAAaaccctcatggttttcttcatagACGGTTTTAGGTTTACTATTTTTCCCCTAGTTCCTAGAATGGTTTGCTAGTTGTGGGAGCTTGTAAAAACCCTCTTGGCCAGATTGCACTTTCAGGACAAGATGTTTTTTTCTGGGCCTTagcaggttgtgggagccttgtaaaacccactttctTGTCGACCTGTGTCCcttcttgtcctattgaggtggagactaGGTGTGGAGGAGCACGTTGGTTGTTGCAATTCGTGCTACTAGTTGAGGGAGATGGTCTCAACCCTCATGGTGGTCTTCACATATGGTTATGGGTTCACATTTTTACCATTGTGTCCCAAAATAGTTTGCTAGTTGTGGGAACCTGTAAAAACCCTCTTGGCCAGATTGTGCATACAAGTAGTGCTGCTATTTTTTGGGCCTTAGAAAGTTTTCTGTGACTGGCTAGTTGCTAgcaattttcaagggcccagtctggccattgtttgtttttggttaggtattAGCTGTATGGTATTTTATGGCCAGGAGCTTCTCttatcaggttgtgggagccttgtaaaacccattaatCATGTTATGGGTGCCTGGAAAAACCCTTGGTATctgttgaaggttaagggagccttgataaaactCTTGTGCTAGTGAAAGGCTCTGGCCTTCTACCTTTCTAGCTAGGTTTCATTCATATCACTTTGTTGCTAGactggttttaggttgttgattatCTTTGATGTATCTTTTGCAGTAGTTTGTTTTGAGTTTCATATCCTAGTAAAATccgagggttttgggtcccttcaaaacctactgtAAGGAgctttgggtcccctcaaaacctgtttatcctaatcaaaaactaTCCTTTGAGTTTTCCTATGATTCGATGATCTTGGATTGATATTTCATATCCTACACCTTTGAAAGGTTATATTGTAGGTCACATGCCCAAATCTTTTGCACTTAGGTAAATCATGAAAAGATATTAACATGCTAATTTACATCTTTCTAGTTTACCCATAATTATTGATCTTGTATCATTCAATATAAGATGTTAGATATATAATAATTTTGCAATCAAGTTTTGGGTCCAAAAAAATGGTTAGTAAACCTTGTAAAAGGGATTTGGTTTAATATGTCTTAAATCTATTTGTTAAGTACTGAGTACATGGTTTTCTCTTATGGGAACATgtaataagaaaaaataaatactCACCAAATTTCATCCAAACGACATATAAGAATGGTAGGCCCATTCTATCTATATAGAAAACACCCACTGATAAGTTATTTGCAGTGAATTTTCATTGTTGTTTCTTCACTAAATATCACAATCAAATTGAATTAGGAAAAAAAAAAGTAATGGTATTTACTTTTGCGCTTCTCCATTTTACTAATAATCATATATCATGTATCAATCAATATGTGTCATCAAATTTGGTtgacatttaataaatttaagTGATCAATATAGTTCGAATAgtcaaaatattttaaatatctCTTCAATAGTTGGCCTTTTCTTTAAAAAGGCTagaattttcatatattttttatcTTGAAAAAAATAAAGTGTATGCAATCAAATCAACTACTATTCCATTAACTAAGAACTTGGTTAAGGATATTTTAAAATACTGTATGGTGAAATATAATACATAGTAATTTGTTAATTGATTCACTCTAGTAATATAATGACGATCTACATAATAGATCTTAAGGGTGAATATTCCTATGATCCATTGAATTAAGTCACAATATTAAGGGATAGCTAATAGTTTGAGGGGAATGTTTCAAATTGTCTAAAGGGTGAACATGAAGAAATTGTATAGGAATATTTATCTCCAAGGTAAAATAAAATAGTAACACACGTCTCAAGTTGTGATTATATGAAAGAACTAGCATATTATGTGAATTTCATGGGGAACCTTAGTAAAGTAAACTTCTATCAAGATataaatttgatgccatatggcACAATCTTGATAGTGGTATATAACCAACTAATGTGATGCATCTTATAATTACAGGAATATACTAGTTTCATATATATTGAAGGTAATTAAATACTAACCATCAATTATCATCAAAACTAAAAAGATAAAGGGGGAGCTCTAATGGAATGTTGAGAGGAATGAGGAATTAACACATGATAGTTTTACATTGATTACAATATTAgctagtgatgcaggagcatccgagAGGGTGACAATAAATAATATTGCACTTTTTTTGGACAAAGGACAACACCAAATAAGGTTTACACAATGAGATAAAAATGTTTATTTCTCAATTTTGAAAGAGAGAATGTTAACAATATTCCATAGCCAGTAAATGATGAGGGGAGTTGAAGAAGCAAAGAACACATACGCAGGAATAAAATCAttggtaaaaaataaataaagaaaagttaaaTGAATGGAAAATGTGTGGTAGAGGAAGTAAGATGGGCATAGAGAAGAATTAAAGAGAAAACAAAAAggcaagaaaaaaaattaaaatttttatgaGGATAAGGTGCAGAAGAAAGATATGAAGAGTTTTAAGATTGCAAATTTAAGATGGAGTGAATAGAATGTTGGAATTGTAATTTCCTCACATGCATAAGTTGATTTCTAGTCTAAGTTCATTGCATGAGATAAAAGTAGAATTTTGATAATTTCTCTCACTTACATGAGAAGTTTGAGTTTATTGCATGAGATAAAAGTAGAATTTTGGTAATTTCTCTCACTTACATGAGAAGTTTGAGTTCATTGTATGAGATAAAAGTAGAATTTTGGTAATTTCTCTCACTTACATCAGAAGAACTGTAGTTTGTTGGAGCTGAAAATAAGAGTTCTAAAAATAGGATTTACATCAAGATGCTATTTACAATTGTAGATATgtttttctaaaaatataatttgaatCAAATAGATAAATATATCTATACttgaatatatattcatcacttcTATTTTTAGTTGACATTCAATGTGTCAAAGACCTCTACTTTTTGAGGTAGAATTGTAATGTTTTCTTTGTCTCTGATCTTCTAAGATCAATTAATCCTCGATCTCGTGATCAAGAAAGTTTTGTAATTCATTTAAATGAATAGAATTTTTTATCTATTATTGAGCAACTTTTAtgtggttttttaatttattttgcgAAGGCATGCAAGATGAAGGGAGCGAAGCTAGCACTAGGAAAAGGAGGAGAGGACATGACTTGGGGGATAGATTGGTCCATATAGGAGCATACATTAAAGAATTTAAAATCTGCAAGGTGAGAACAATGAAATGGAGGCGACTTAGAGAAGAGAAGCCAACACATGTAGAATGAGGAAGAAAGGTGCCCAAGTAAAGATTGTTAGAGTGCACAAGATATTTAATAGTTTTGGCAAGCATAGTAAATGGTAAGGGGCATAAGGGAAGAGTTTTAAAGAGTCAAAGAAATTCAAACTAAAATGCAACATAAAATAGAGTGTGTTGGAATGTAAGCTAGGTGTGGAGGAATAAAACTGGATGTGTGTCGCGTTGAGTTTAGTAAGAGAATGGAGGGCACTAAAGAGAGAGGAAGTGCATGAGATAGGTTTTCTTACTTTGGCATCCTTTCAAAGTGGAATTTCTCTTCAATATTTAGAAAGATAGAAATTTAACTCTTTTTTTAGGTTATTTAGTTGATGTTCATTTTCCATGTACACTAAAGCTGTGATTTCCTCTAATGTACTTATGTTGATCCAAGTATAGGCTTAACAGATTGCTCTAGGAGTTGTGCATTTGTAGGAGATCCTTGATCTCTAGGGTAATGCTCCTTGCATGTTTGTCAAGGTTCCAACTCATGTCTCTTCCCCATCTCATGAGAATATGTATGGATGTGATCAATCTACTAGATGAGATCAAGAATCTTAGTCCCAAGGCTCTCAGTCACAAGGCTCAAAGGATCCTTCTACTCATTGCTGGCCTTAGTTGTCTTGATCACCTTTTGCCACTTCTTGTGGGCATAGTGCTCTTGGATAGCAAGGCTTTGGCAAGCTCCCTTTCCTAGAGTTATGTGTTTCCCTTATTCAAGCTTTATAGCTTGTTGATGAAGACAAAGTGTAGATGAGGGTGCTCTTACTAGCTAAGATCCTATTGATGACAGTTTCACTCTTATTGAATATAGGaaaaattaaatgattatgatCATTCTTCTATTTTTACTACTCTGGCTACTTAGCCTTTTATTAAATAGATGTTCAAGACTAATCCTactttaaatattattttcttttgtttgaaCTTGATCCCTTAAACTCTAAATATGTTCCTCTCTACCAACTACTTTTTGTCTACCAACTACTTTTTTTATGAATagtatattattatcatttatttaataaa is a genomic window of Cryptomeria japonica chromosome 7, Sugi_1.0, whole genome shotgun sequence containing:
- the LOC131028905 gene encoding uncharacterized protein LOC131028905, which codes for MASEREGAVVMKGHTEGMKQAAALLKEFGLPEGLLPLADVVEVGYVKSSGYMWISQKKKVEHTFKLISKQVSYDTEIRGYIQNGRIKKLKGVKAKELLIWAPVGDITVESPPTGKIQFKSLAGITKTFPVEAFAAGQ
- the LOC131028933 gene encoding protein IQ-DOMAIN 20-like, giving the protein MAKESSVKDFIISSIKSPSSIHTTPAWNGSPQIAKTSALQRSMSEVDLGWSREEHAAIKIQAAYRGYLAKQAFSVLKALVKLQAVFRGYLVRRQVHLALHRMETLMSLQARLRSKQLFINNTQ